The Clostridia bacterium genome includes a window with the following:
- the grdB gene encoding glycine reductase complex selenoprotein B, whose amino-acid sequence MIRVVHYINQFYGGIGGEEKADVKPEVREGIVGPGMALKAALGTDAEIVATVICGDSYFNENIEEASAEVLGMVKKYNPDLFIAGPAFNAGRYGVACGSICKAVKEKLNIPAVTGMYVENPGVDMFKKDLHIVGTANAATGMRQAIPAIAKLALKLAKNESIGAPAEEGYLPRGIRKNVFKSERGSKRAVNMLVAKLKGEAFETEYPMPNFDRVAPNPPVLDIKKAKVALVTSGGIVPKGNPDRIESSSASKYGKYDIKGVNDLTAETYETAHGGYDPTYANQDSDRVLPVDVLRDMEKEGIIGELHRYFYTTTGNGTSVANSKKFAATFAQELIKDGVQAVVLTSTUGTCTRCGATMVKEIERAGIPVVHICTVVPISLTVGANRIVPAIAIPHPLGNPVLSKEDEKTLRRGIVLKALKALETEVHGQTVFDK is encoded by the coding sequence ATGATTAGAGTTGTACATTATATAAATCAATTCTATGGTGGTATTGGCGGTGAAGAAAAAGCTGATGTCAAACCAGAAGTTAGAGAAGGCATTGTTGGTCCCGGGATGGCTCTCAAGGCAGCACTGGGAACTGATGCTGAGATAGTAGCCACAGTAATCTGCGGGGACTCATATTTCAATGAAAATATCGAAGAAGCTTCTGCAGAAGTATTGGGAATGGTTAAGAAGTACAATCCGGATTTATTCATTGCCGGTCCGGCTTTCAATGCAGGAAGATACGGAGTAGCATGTGGATCAATCTGTAAAGCAGTTAAAGAAAAATTGAATATTCCGGCAGTAACAGGTATGTATGTAGAAAATCCCGGAGTAGACATGTTCAAGAAAGACCTTCATATAGTTGGAACAGCAAATGCTGCAACTGGCATGAGGCAGGCTATCCCTGCAATTGCAAAGCTGGCTCTGAAACTGGCTAAAAATGAGAGCATCGGGGCTCCGGCTGAGGAAGGATATCTGCCAAGGGGAATTAGAAAGAACGTATTCAAATCAGAAAGAGGCTCCAAGAGGGCTGTAAACATGCTTGTAGCCAAGCTTAAGGGAGAAGCGTTTGAAACTGAGTACCCAATGCCTAACTTTGATAGAGTAGCTCCAAATCCTCCAGTGCTGGATATAAAGAAAGCTAAGGTAGCGCTTGTTACTTCAGGTGGTATAGTGCCAAAGGGCAATCCTGACAGAATAGAGTCCTCAAGTGCTTCTAAATATGGAAAGTATGATATTAAAGGGGTTAATGATTTGACCGCAGAGACTTATGAGACAGCTCACGGCGGATATGACCCAACGTATGCTAACCAGGATTCAGACAGAGTGCTTCCTGTGGACGTATTGAGAGATATGGAAAAGGAAGGTATCATTGGAGAGCTCCATAGATATTTCTATACAACAACAGGTAACGGAACCTCAGTTGCAAATTCAAAGAAGTTTGCTGCAACATTTGCCCAGGAACTTATAAAGGACGGAGTGCAGGCTGTTGTACTCACTTCGACCTGAGGTACCTGTACGCGTTGCGGTGCAACGATGGTAAAAGAAATTGAAAGAGCAGGAATTCCGGTAGTGCACATTTGTACCGTTGTTCCGATTTCCTTGACAGTTGGTGCGAATAGGATAGTTCCAGCGATTGCAATACCACATCCGCTTGGAAATCCAGTGCTGAGCAAGGAAGATGAAAAGACACTGAGAAGAGGCATAGTGTTAAAAGCACTTAAAGCCCTTGAAACGGAAGTACATGGACAGACAGTTTTTGATAAATAA
- the grdA gene encoding glycine/sarcosine/betaine reductase complex selenoprotein A, translated as MLQDKKVIIIGDRDGIPGPAIEECIKSIGAEVVFASTECFVUTAAGAMDLENQKRVLDLSEKYGKENMAVVLGTSEAESAGLTAETVTAGDPTFAGPLAGVSLGLRVYHIFELKDQVDATVYDEQCGMMEMVLDVDAINSEVKSIRDQYCQFKD; from the coding sequence ATGTTACAGGATAAAAAAGTTATCATCATCGGTGACAGAGATGGTATCCCCGGTCCTGCGATAGAAGAGTGCATAAAGTCAATCGGCGCTGAAGTAGTATTTGCATCTACAGAGTGCTTTGTCTGAACAGCTGCAGGAGCAATGGATCTCGAAAACCAGAAAAGAGTTTTGGATTTATCAGAAAAATACGGCAAGGAAAACATGGCTGTAGTTCTTGGTACTTCCGAAGCTGAATCTGCAGGGCTTACTGCTGAGACAGTTACAGCAGGAGACCCAACCTTCGCAGGTCCTTTGGCAGGAGTCTCGTTGGGACTCAGGGTATATCACATATTTGAATTAAAAGATCAGGTTGATGCAACTGTATATGATGAGCAGTGCGGTATGATGGAAATGGTTCTTGATGTTGATGCTATTAATAGTGAAGTTAAATCAATAAGAGACCAGTACTGCCAGTTTAAAGATTGA
- a CDS encoding BMP family ABC transporter substrate-binding protein — MFKKGLILVLALVMVLTVFTGCAKPAPAPAAAPAPEVTVAPTEAPKPALSFGMITDVGGLGDKSFNDSAWEGLQKAGKELGVEPVILQSTKQEDYEANIGNMAQSVDLSVAVGFLMEQAMKTGSEQYADKKFGIIDAVVPTPNVMSVTFKEHEGSFLVGVIAGLTTKSNVVGFVGGMDFGLIQKFEVGFRAGVASVNPKAKVLINYTGAFDNPDKGKEIALAQFKQKADVIYHASGACGIGVIQAADEKGFWAIGVDQDQSAISKNNKVLCSMIKRVDVGTYTITKAYADNKFEGGKAIELGVKEEGVGYSDNGNNLSVELKAAADKYKAAIIGGTIVVPSTRDEYKAFKPVEVK; from the coding sequence ATGTTTAAGAAAGGTTTAATACTTGTTTTAGCACTTGTAATGGTTCTTACAGTGTTCACAGGCTGTGCTAAGCCAGCACCAGCACCAGCTGCTGCACCGGCTCCAGAAGTTACAGTGGCTCCAACAGAGGCTCCAAAGCCAGCATTGTCATTTGGTATGATCACTGACGTTGGTGGTCTTGGAGATAAGTCCTTCAACGACTCAGCATGGGAAGGACTGCAGAAGGCTGGAAAAGAACTCGGTGTAGAACCGGTTATACTTCAGTCAACAAAGCAGGAAGATTATGAAGCTAATATAGGAAACATGGCTCAGTCAGTTGACCTTTCAGTAGCTGTTGGTTTCTTGATGGAACAGGCTATGAAAACAGGATCTGAGCAGTATGCAGATAAGAAATTCGGTATAATAGATGCAGTGGTTCCTACACCAAACGTCATGTCCGTTACATTCAAAGAGCATGAAGGTTCATTCCTGGTAGGTGTTATTGCAGGTCTTACAACAAAGTCCAACGTTGTTGGTTTTGTTGGCGGTATGGACTTTGGACTCATACAGAAATTTGAAGTTGGTTTCAGAGCTGGTGTTGCATCTGTAAATCCAAAGGCAAAAGTTCTTATAAACTACACTGGTGCATTCGACAATCCTGACAAGGGTAAGGAAATTGCACTTGCGCAGTTCAAGCAGAAGGCTGACGTTATATACCACGCTTCCGGAGCTTGTGGTATAGGTGTTATACAGGCAGCTGACGAAAAAGGCTTCTGGGCAATAGGTGTTGACCAGGATCAGTCCGCTATATCAAAGAACAACAAAGTTCTTTGCAGCATGATAAAGAGAGTTGACGTAGGTACATATACAATAACCAAGGCTTATGCTGACAACAAGTTCGAAGGCGGAAAAGCTATCGAGTTGGGAGTAAAGGAAGAAGGCGTAGGTTACAGCGATAATGGCAATAACTTATCTGTGGAACTCAAAGCAGCAGCTGATAAATACAAAGCAGCAATAATTGGCGGAACTATAGTAGTACCATCAACAAGAGATGAGTACAAAGCATTCAAGCCAGTAGAAGTAAAATAA
- a CDS encoding ABC transporter permease, whose amino-acid sequence MELKMSEFKEDLIKTLKGIAYPLIAILISFIVGGILVYSFGKNPVVAYTALIKGSLGDWNKFGETLVTVTPLILTGLSIAFGFRCGLFNIGAEGQFIMGSIAAVWAGWAFAGLPAILHVTLTLLVGAVAGGLWASVIGWLKAKVGSHEVINGIMMNYIAMYMSNFLVMTFLNEPQKAYSFAIADTAKLWRFSEAFTQFNHSRLNIGIIFSLIVAVLAYYILNKTVSGYEIRAVGFNPYAAEYGGISVKKNIILAMVVSGIFAGFAGAIMTTGVQYRVNNLFSFTGYGLDGIAVALVGNNHPIGVILSALLFGILQKGGPLMQIQGIPKEVVGIIQGIIILFVAANFVKVITENVKQNKELKRTTVKEEVE is encoded by the coding sequence ATGGAATTGAAAATGAGTGAGTTTAAAGAAGACCTTATAAAAACCCTAAAAGGAATAGCATATCCCCTTATTGCAATATTAATTTCATTTATTGTTGGAGGCATCTTGGTATATTCCTTCGGGAAGAACCCAGTAGTAGCATATACTGCATTAATAAAAGGAAGCCTTGGGGATTGGAATAAATTTGGAGAGACTCTGGTTACTGTTACACCGCTTATTTTAACAGGCTTGTCTATTGCGTTTGGATTCAGATGTGGACTCTTTAACATCGGTGCAGAGGGACAGTTTATAATGGGCTCAATAGCTGCAGTATGGGCGGGTTGGGCTTTTGCAGGTTTGCCGGCAATATTGCATGTTACACTGACATTGCTTGTAGGCGCGGTAGCAGGAGGGCTATGGGCTTCGGTTATCGGCTGGTTGAAAGCAAAGGTAGGCTCCCATGAAGTTATTAATGGAATAATGATGAATTATATTGCGATGTATATGAGCAATTTCCTTGTTATGACTTTTCTTAATGAACCGCAAAAAGCATATTCTTTTGCTATAGCAGATACTGCAAAGCTATGGAGATTCTCTGAAGCTTTTACACAGTTCAACCACTCCAGATTGAACATAGGTATTATTTTTTCTTTGATAGTTGCTGTATTAGCTTATTATATTTTGAACAAGACCGTAAGTGGATATGAGATCAGGGCAGTAGGTTTTAATCCTTATGCAGCTGAATACGGTGGAATAAGTGTAAAGAAAAATATTATTCTTGCTATGGTCGTATCCGGTATTTTTGCAGGCTTTGCTGGAGCAATAATGACTACAGGAGTACAATACAGGGTAAACAATCTGTTTAGCTTCACAGGCTATGGTCTGGACGGAATTGCTGTAGCACTGGTTGGTAATAATCACCCAATCGGAGTTATACTATCGGCGCTTCTTTTCGGTATATTGCAAAAAGGTGGACCGCTCATGCAGATACAAGGAATCCCTAAAGAAGTTGTTGGTATAATACAAGGAATAATAATATTATTCGTAGCAGCTAATTTTGTAAAAGTGATTACAGAAAATGTGAAACAGAATAAGGAATTGAAGAGAACTACAGTGAAAGAGGAGGTTGAATAG
- the grdD gene encoding glycine/sarcosine/betaine reductase complex component C subunit alpha translates to MSEKQVKSMIGEVFNEIADAIMTGEFGKRVKVGLTTLGSEHGTEELVKGAEMAANKYSDFEIVLIGPKVDTTLRIVEVNDEEEMYKKMDELLEKGELDAAVTMHYSFPIGVSTVGRVITPGFGKELILATTTGTSSTHRVEGMVKNALYGIITAKALGMKKPTVGILNVDGARQVERALRELKSNGYDINFSESVRADGGVVMRGNDLLAAASDIMVMDTLTGNIMMKMFSSFTTGGSYESLGYGYGPGVGDNYGKIICILSRASGAPVVCEALRYAASCARGGLTKVAKEEFEKARKAGLDTILSALTAESKKAAPKAEVKQLDKKPVTKSAAGIDILELENAVASLAEEGIYSESGMGCTGPIVLVADEDYVKAIDILFAKKYISERPLDCNC, encoded by the coding sequence ATGTCGGAAAAACAAGTTAAGTCAATGATAGGTGAAGTGTTCAACGAGATTGCTGATGCTATAATGACCGGTGAATTCGGAAAAAGGGTAAAAGTAGGCTTGACTACTTTGGGAAGCGAGCACGGGACTGAGGAGCTTGTAAAGGGGGCAGAAATGGCTGCCAATAAATACAGCGACTTTGAAATAGTGCTGATAGGCCCTAAGGTAGATACAACCCTTAGAATAGTTGAAGTAAATGATGAAGAAGAAATGTACAAGAAAATGGATGAGCTCTTGGAAAAAGGTGAATTGGATGCGGCTGTCACTATGCATTACAGCTTTCCCATAGGTGTATCTACAGTGGGCAGGGTAATAACTCCAGGCTTCGGCAAGGAGCTGATACTTGCAACTACTACAGGGACTTCGTCAACCCATAGGGTTGAAGGAATGGTCAAGAACGCACTTTATGGCATAATTACTGCGAAAGCTCTGGGAATGAAGAAGCCCACAGTCGGAATACTTAATGTTGACGGTGCCAGACAGGTAGAAAGGGCTCTTAGGGAACTTAAGAGCAACGGTTATGATATCAACTTCTCAGAGTCTGTTAGGGCAGATGGCGGGGTGGTTATGAGAGGCAACGACCTGTTGGCGGCTGCTTCTGACATCATGGTAATGGATACCTTGACCGGCAACATTATGATGAAGATGTTCTCCTCATTTACAACAGGGGGCAGCTATGAGTCCCTGGGATATGGCTATGGACCTGGTGTCGGCGACAACTACGGCAAAATCATATGCATACTGTCAAGGGCTTCAGGAGCGCCAGTGGTATGCGAGGCACTTAGATATGCCGCAAGCTGTGCAAGAGGCGGACTTACCAAGGTAGCAAAAGAAGAGTTTGAAAAGGCAAGAAAAGCAGGACTTGATACTATCCTAAGCGCACTTACCGCTGAGAGCAAGAAAGCTGCACCAAAGGCTGAAGTGAAGCAGCTTGACAAGAAGCCGGTAACAAAGTCTGCAGCAGGAATAGATATACTTGAGCTTGAAAACGCAGTGGCATCTCTTGCTGAAGAGGGAATCTACTCTGAAAGCGGAATGGGCTGCACAGGACCTATAGTCCTTGTGGCTGATGAAGATTACGTCAAAGCTATTGACATACTTTTTGCTAAGAAATATATCAGCGAAAGACCATTGGATTGCAACTGCTAG
- a CDS encoding ABC transporter permease: protein MEGVGILTILGIIITASIRSATPLIFASLGGNFSERSGVFNIGLEGIMTVGAFSAVFFSFKTGSPWAGLVGAMVVGGLFGLLLAFLSIYFKANQVIVGTAINILAASLTTFLLVEIWGRPGQTDNVEYFQAWGPFSFFTYLAFVMVIVCYYVMYKTPFGLRIRAVGEHPRAADTLGVNVYAIRYICVTLSGILAGIGGASLSIGSLSLFKEGMIAGKGFIALAALIFGKWNPIGAALACLFFGFADALQTIATNLPVPKEFLFALPYILTMLAVSGFVGKSVGPAAGGIPYEKGEK, encoded by the coding sequence ATGGAAGGCGTAGGTATTTTGACGATACTGGGAATAATAATAACAGCCAGCATAAGATCTGCCACACCATTGATATTCGCTTCACTTGGGGGCAACTTTTCTGAAAGATCAGGTGTGTTTAATATAGGCCTTGAAGGTATAATGACAGTTGGTGCTTTCAGTGCAGTTTTCTTCTCGTTTAAGACAGGCTCGCCTTGGGCAGGCTTGGTAGGGGCCATGGTTGTTGGTGGACTGTTCGGATTACTCCTGGCATTCTTAAGCATATACTTCAAAGCAAACCAGGTTATTGTGGGTACTGCCATAAATATTTTGGCAGCCAGTCTTACAACCTTCCTTCTGGTTGAAATATGGGGAAGACCAGGCCAGACTGATAATGTAGAGTACTTTCAAGCCTGGGGACCGTTCAGTTTTTTTACTTACTTGGCATTTGTAATGGTCATAGTATGTTATTACGTAATGTATAAAACTCCTTTCGGATTAAGGATACGTGCTGTTGGAGAACATCCGAGAGCTGCTGATACACTTGGAGTAAATGTTTATGCAATAAGATATATATGCGTTACTTTAAGCGGAATACTGGCTGGTATTGGAGGAGCTTCACTTTCGATAGGATCCTTGAGTCTTTTCAAAGAAGGCATGATTGCAGGTAAAGGCTTTATCGCATTAGCAGCTTTGATTTTTGGCAAATGGAATCCGATTGGTGCTGCACTTGCATGTCTTTTCTTTGGCTTCGCAGATGCTCTGCAGACAATTGCAACAAACCTTCCCGTTCCAAAGGAGTTTCTGTTTGCACTGCCTTATATATTGACAATGCTCGCGGTTTCAGGATTCGTGGGCAAATCTGTTGGTCCTGCAGCGGGTGGAATACCTTATGAAAAAGGCGAAAAATAA
- the grdC gene encoding glycine/sarcosine/betaine reductase complex component C subunit beta, producing MTAPVVKGAAYVLVHTPDMIMHYGTTCASEHETNPSSEFLAKLPEFIRSYEEVVKYAPNQVYIGNILPNALENIERPWHKNLIQDAKAESKMGEIVDQDEFYVTLKLSDAFDLVMLEKSFLAETKTKLAKKPLYTEAELAKLKEGVEQSEIESKVKDGAEPLYKGNKLVGCVKAAHDKDKNLTAHIMTENLVVKASGVIALKNLIYRSNIPADSIEYVIECSEEACGDMNQRGGGNFAKAISEVAGATGATGSDTRGFCAAPTHALINASALVKSGVYKSVAIVAGGATAKLGMNARDHVNKGLPVLEDCLGGFAILVTENDFVSPILRTDIVGRHTVGTGSSPQAVMEALITKPLDKVGMKITDVDKYSVEMQNPEITEPAGAGDVPLANFKMIAALGAKRGDIDKTAMAAFIKEHGMIGFAPTQGHIPSGVPFVGAGREMMMSGAIERAMIVGKGSLFLGRMTNQFDGVSIIMERNAGKEEAAGAVSKEEVKGMVAEAMKDFASFLLDRK from the coding sequence ATGACTGCACCAGTAGTAAAAGGGGCGGCATATGTGCTTGTTCATACACCGGATATGATAATGCATTATGGCACTACCTGTGCTTCAGAGCACGAGACTAATCCCAGCTCGGAATTTTTGGCGAAGCTTCCCGAATTTATAAGAAGCTATGAGGAAGTAGTAAAATATGCTCCCAACCAGGTATACATAGGAAACATACTTCCCAATGCCCTTGAGAATATCGAGAGGCCGTGGCATAAGAACCTTATCCAGGATGCCAAAGCAGAAAGCAAAATGGGAGAGATAGTAGATCAGGATGAGTTCTATGTAACTTTAAAGCTCAGTGATGCATTTGATCTTGTTATGCTGGAAAAGAGTTTCCTTGCTGAAACAAAGACAAAGCTGGCAAAAAAGCCTCTCTACACTGAAGCTGAGCTTGCAAAGCTTAAGGAAGGAGTAGAGCAGTCTGAAATAGAAAGCAAAGTTAAGGACGGAGCAGAACCTCTTTACAAGGGTAATAAGCTGGTTGGATGTGTAAAGGCTGCCCATGATAAGGATAAGAACCTTACAGCTCATATAATGACTGAGAATCTTGTAGTAAAGGCTTCTGGGGTAATAGCGCTCAAGAATCTTATATACAGGAGCAATATACCTGCCGATTCCATAGAGTACGTGATAGAGTGCTCTGAAGAAGCTTGCGGAGATATGAATCAGCGAGGCGGCGGCAACTTTGCCAAAGCTATAAGTGAAGTAGCTGGTGCTACAGGTGCTACCGGTTCAGATACAAGAGGCTTCTGTGCAGCACCGACTCATGCATTGATAAATGCTTCTGCATTAGTAAAGTCAGGGGTGTACAAGAGTGTGGCAATAGTTGCCGGTGGAGCAACAGCAAAGCTTGGAATGAACGCCAGAGATCATGTGAACAAGGGGTTGCCTGTACTGGAGGATTGTCTTGGAGGCTTTGCAATACTCGTTACAGAAAATGACTTCGTCTCTCCGATACTAAGAACTGATATAGTTGGAAGACATACGGTAGGTACCGGCTCATCACCTCAGGCTGTTATGGAAGCTTTAATTACCAAGCCTTTAGATAAGGTCGGAATGAAAATAACAGATGTAGACAAGTATTCTGTGGAAATGCAGAACCCTGAAATAACTGAACCGGCCGGAGCCGGGGATGTTCCTCTTGCAAACTTCAAGATGATAGCTGCACTTGGAGCAAAGAGGGGCGATATTGATAAGACAGCTATGGCGGCATTTATCAAAGAACACGGCATGATAGGCTTTGCACCTACGCAGGGACATATACCTTCCGGAGTGCCTTTTGTTGGAGCGGGAAGGGAAATGATGATGTCAGGCGCCATTGAAAGAGCAATGATAGTAGGAAAAGGAAGCTTGTTTCTTGGCAGAATGACTAACCAGTTCGACGGTGTATCCATAATCATGGAAAGAAACGCAGGCAAGGAAGAAGCAGCAGGTGCTGTTTCCAAAGAAGAGGTCAAGGGAATGGTAGCAGAAGCAATGAAAGATTTCGCATCCTTCTTACTGGATAGAAAGTAG
- a CDS encoding glycine/sarcosine/betaine reductase component B subunit yields MRLELGNIFIKDVQFGNATKVEKGTLYVNKTELLAAVGGDPRLTKIEIDIAKPGEETRIMPVKDVIEPRVKVEGPGGILPGMISKVDVVGSGRTHVLKGAAVVTAGKIVGFQEGIIDMSGPGADYTPFSKTLNIVIVCTPVEKLLQHEHEQAVRMVGFKAAAYLGEAGRSVTPDEVKVYETPTLMEGIKQYPNLPRVAYIYMLQTQGLLHDTYVYGVDAKKIVPTMIYPTEVMDGAIASGNCVSACDKNPTYNHMNNPVIEDLYERHGKDYNFVGVIITNENVTLADKERSSNWTAKLAEFMNLDAVIISEEGFGNPDTDLMMNCKKITAKGIKTVLITDEYAGRDGASQSLADADKSADAVVTGGNANEVVSLPPMKKVLGYLEPADTIAGGFAGSLKPDGSIIAELQVITGATSEIGFNKLSAIEY; encoded by the coding sequence TTGCGTTTAGAGTTGGGCAATATATTCATTAAAGATGTGCAATTCGGTAATGCCACCAAGGTTGAAAAAGGAACTTTATATGTCAATAAAACTGAACTCCTTGCAGCGGTTGGTGGTGATCCAAGACTTACAAAAATCGAAATAGATATCGCAAAGCCGGGTGAAGAAACCAGAATAATGCCTGTAAAAGACGTAATCGAGCCCAGAGTTAAAGTTGAAGGCCCAGGAGGTATACTCCCAGGCATGATCAGCAAAGTAGATGTAGTTGGTTCAGGCAGAACCCACGTACTTAAAGGTGCTGCAGTTGTTACTGCAGGTAAAATCGTCGGATTTCAGGAAGGCATAATAGACATGAGCGGTCCTGGAGCTGATTACACCCCATTCTCAAAGACGTTGAACATCGTAATTGTCTGCACACCAGTTGAAAAACTGCTGCAGCATGAACATGAGCAGGCAGTCAGAATGGTAGGCTTCAAAGCAGCAGCTTACCTGGGAGAAGCAGGAAGAAGTGTAACACCTGACGAAGTAAAGGTATATGAGACTCCAACTTTAATGGAAGGCATAAAGCAGTATCCAAATCTTCCAAGAGTTGCTTATATATACATGCTTCAGACACAAGGACTGCTTCACGATACTTATGTATACGGTGTTGATGCAAAGAAAATTGTACCTACAATGATATATCCTACAGAAGTTATGGATGGGGCTATAGCAAGCGGGAACTGTGTTTCAGCTTGTGACAAGAACCCGACATACAATCATATGAATAATCCGGTAATTGAAGACCTTTATGAAAGGCATGGCAAGGACTATAACTTTGTAGGCGTAATAATTACAAATGAAAATGTTACTCTCGCGGACAAGGAAAGGTCCTCCAACTGGACAGCAAAGCTGGCAGAATTCATGAACCTTGATGCAGTTATAATATCTGAGGAAGGTTTTGGAAATCCGGACACAGACCTTATGATGAACTGCAAAAAAATCACTGCGAAGGGTATCAAGACTGTACTGATAACAGACGAGTATGCAGGCAGGGATGGTGCTTCACAGTCCCTTGCAGATGCAGATAAATCAGCTGATGCAGTAGTGACAGGCGGTAACGCAAATGAGGTTGTTTCATTGCCGCCAATGAAGAAGGTATTAGGATATCTTGAACCTGCAGATACAATAGCAGGTGGATTTGCGGGAAGCCTTAAGCCTGATGGAAGTATAATAGCCGAACTTCAGGTAATTACCGGCGCAACAAGTGAAATAGGCTTCAATAAATTATCAGCTATAGAATATTAG
- a CDS encoding ABC transporter ATP-binding protein, which translates to MPAVIEMKGIGKSFPGIRANDNISLTVEQGEIHVLLGENGAGKSTLMNILYGLYQPDEGQIFIKGEPVKITNPNVAIAHGIGMVHQHFMLVPPFTVAENIILGMEPSKGMTLDLEKAIKDVEEISKKYELKVDARALVQDISVGMQQRVEILKTLYRGAEILILDEPTAVLIPQEIEELGIILESLVNQGKSIILITHKLKEVMSMSDRVTIIRRGKVIDTLNTKDTNIDDLAEKMVGRKVNLTVDKKETTFAAPVLEIKGLKVLDNRKLEAVRGVDLQVHGGEILGIAGVDGNGQNDLVQAITGLSKSQAGEILINGKEITNLSPREVIASGVGHIPEDRHKRGLVLSYTLAENAILGNHYSKQFRKGLGLNYQKIREYCRKLIKEYDVRTPSEKVLAKSLSGGNQQKLIVAREIDRDPSLCIASQPTRGLDVGAIEFVHKKLVELRDEGKAVLLVSLELDEIMSLSDRIAVMYDGKIVGILDAKDATEKKLGIMMAGGNVQDAE; encoded by the coding sequence TTGCCGGCAGTTATAGAGATGAAAGGAATAGGTAAGTCCTTTCCCGGGATACGGGCAAATGACAATATAAGCTTAACTGTAGAACAGGGAGAAATACATGTATTACTAGGTGAAAACGGTGCAGGTAAGTCAACCCTTATGAATATATTATACGGCCTTTACCAACCGGATGAAGGGCAGATATTCATAAAAGGTGAGCCTGTTAAAATCACCAATCCTAATGTTGCAATAGCACATGGTATCGGTATGGTGCATCAGCACTTCATGCTGGTTCCACCCTTTACTGTTGCTGAGAATATAATACTCGGCATGGAGCCAAGCAAGGGTATGACTCTTGACCTTGAAAAGGCAATAAAAGATGTAGAAGAGATTTCTAAAAAATATGAATTAAAGGTGGACGCACGAGCCTTGGTTCAGGATATTTCCGTAGGAATGCAGCAGAGGGTTGAGATTTTGAAGACCTTGTACAGAGGTGCAGAGATACTTATACTTGATGAACCGACAGCGGTGCTGATACCACAGGAAATTGAGGAACTGGGTATTATTTTGGAGAGTCTTGTAAATCAAGGTAAGTCAATAATACTCATTACCCACAAGCTCAAAGAAGTTATGTCGATGAGCGACAGGGTTACAATTATCAGAAGGGGTAAAGTTATTGACACCCTGAATACAAAAGATACAAATATAGATGATCTTGCAGAAAAGATGGTAGGCAGGAAGGTAAATCTTACAGTTGATAAGAAGGAGACGACTTTCGCTGCTCCCGTATTGGAAATTAAAGGTTTAAAGGTATTGGACAACAGAAAGCTTGAAGCTGTTAGAGGAGTTGACCTACAGGTACATGGAGGTGAAATACTCGGTATTGCAGGGGTGGATGGAAATGGACAGAATGACCTTGTTCAAGCCATAACTGGACTTTCAAAATCGCAAGCAGGGGAAATCCTCATTAATGGCAAAGAAATAACCAATCTTTCGCCAAGAGAGGTAATTGCAAGCGGGGTCGGACATATACCGGAGGACAGACATAAGCGCGGTCTTGTACTTAGCTATACCCTGGCTGAAAATGCAATACTGGGCAATCATTATTCGAAGCAGTTTAGAAAGGGTCTGGGACTGAACTATCAAAAGATAAGAGAATATTGCAGAAAGCTTATAAAAGAATATGATGTCAGAACACCGAGTGAAAAGGTCCTTGCCAAGTCTCTTTCAGGTGGGAACCAGCAAAAACTCATTGTCGCAAGGGAGATTGACAGAGACCCGAGCCTTTGCATAGCTTCGCAGCCTACAAGAGGACTGGATGTCGGAGCTATCGAGTTTGTTCATAAGAAGCTGGTTGAACTCCGTGACGAGGGTAAGGCAGTGCTGCTTGTATCCCTTGAATTGGACGAGATAATGTCACTTTCGGATAGAATAGCGGTAATGTATGATGGCAAAATTGTAGGCATTCTTGATGCAAAGGATGCTACTGAGAAGAAGCTTGGTATAATGATGGCTGGCGGAAACGTCCAGGATGCTGAATAA